The following proteins are co-located in the Malassezia restricta chromosome II, complete sequence genome:
- a CDS encoding DNA ligase 1 — MPLDPLDASITTGPVGEECTIYPARTMDVGARVETHSGFTVQRFTSHYSCSCPAWRCDTGKNVRYRTCEHLADILGEEYERIRTNCDSQAEHSTPKKRACDMESWRAWDANLSPSHSKRSRTSPTAYKSPSSSSSERPFSFLLASTWPCEVGPRPASKSLSSRKDPTGWWISEKFDGVRAWWDGETLWSRRGQMWHAPPWFTAPLPSHMSLDGELWIDRGLFEHTSGVCRASNSDEWHRVKYMVFDAPDGCIEPVEDRWGRIRALFPVARFGEPIARHTHHVYAVEQVRCHGPSHLDALVHQVLSAGGEGVMLRAPHSVYERRRSSTLYKWKPFLDAEARVIGYEQGQNGAAGLVGSLVCETYSQEQQDESPKRFCVGSGLTQFLRQHPPPIGTMIRYHYSGLSSQGLPRFPRYAGTRVDM; from the coding sequence ATGCCATTGGATCCCCTCGATGCCAGTATTACGACAGGGCCTGTTGGTGAAGAATGCACGATCTATCCGGCACGAACCATGGATGTGGGAGCCCGTGTAGAGACGCATTCTGGGTTCACAGTTCAGCGGTTCACCTCACATTACTCATGCTCTTGCCCCGCCTGGCGGTGTGACACCGGGAAAAATGTGCGGTACCGGACATGTGAGCATTTGGCTGACATTTTGGGAGAGGAGTATGAGCGCATACGCACAAATTGCGATTCACAAGCAGAACATAGTACGCCCAAGAAGCGTGCTTGTGACATGGAAAGTTGGCGTGCGTGGGACGCAAACCTCTCACCGTCACACTCGAAGCGCTCACGGACCTCGCCCACTGCGTACAAgtcgccgagcagctcttcgTCTGAGCGACCTTTTTCTTTTCTGCTTGCGTCTACGTGGCCTTGTGAAGTAGGGCCGCGCCCGGCCTCCAAGTCACTCTCGTCTCGCAAAGATCCTACTGGTTGGTGGATCAGTGAAAAATTTGATGGCGTACGCGCATGGTGGGATGGCGAAACCCTTTGGAGCCGACGTGGTCAGATGTGGCATGCACCCCCATGGTTTACTGCTCCGTTGCCTAGTCACATGTCTTTGGATGGTGAGCTATGGATCGATCGTGGGCTGTTTGAACACACTTCAGGCGTGTGTCGAGCGTCAAATTCTGACGAATGGCATCGCGTGAAATATATGGTATTTGATGCACCAGATGGCTGCATTGAGCCTGTGGAAGATCGATGGGGCAGAATCCGGGCCTTATTCCCCGTGGCACGCTTTGGCGAACCTATCGCCCGCCATACACACCATGTATATGCGGTAGAACAAGTACGATGCCACGGACCGTCGCATTTGGATGCATTAGTACATCAAGTCTTGTCCGCTGGCGGAGAAGGTGTGATGCTTCGCGCTCCCCATTCTGTATACGAACGGCGTAGGAGCTCGACCTTGTACAAATGGAAGCCATTCCTCGACGCCGAAGCGCGCGTCATTGGCTACGAACAGGGACAAaatggcgcagctggacTAGTTGGGTCGCTTGTGTGTGAAACCTACTCACAGGAACAGCAAGATGAATCCCCTAAGCGATTTTGCGTAGGATCAGGCCTCACGCAGTTTTTGCGACAGCATCCGCCTCCCATCGGTACCATGATCCGTTACCACTATAGCGGCTTGAGCTCACAAGGCCTGCCTCGCTTCCCACGATACGCTGGAACACGCGTTGATATGTAA
- a CDS encoding survivin — MRNGRGGRTRGAVPRGRWKDEDPMDIIRQSRDAGRETLVKGGIARLSFGSEGPGDDDDTLWVWDDPDLLPNGAVMVSARKSTFDSRWPYTGRRGWRPTSNKVAEAGFHFTPTEEEDDACACIYCGVELSGWERTDDPIHEHQRRRPSCPFFHCILADALAPPTSPTPASTSKHEKEDDDTSDYDIPHQRKKRTTSRGVSATHTKVSHDEHIPSVEPEHDTNGLAPSASRRSGSVDHANDGRSKTEMNKLAQDMQHKRRSVPESEAETASEAEPQPQAEPEPEGGPMPVSAALPQGTASVGPESDDEATVERMVTSSAPSSMGLSLPHIRDYLPIPFPHRHSQVPMPPPVTDPRQVTVVEWIQEQQRYLLDTMRERTEQQLTAMRQRNAEVRKTLEKMLRS; from the coding sequence ATGCGCAACGGTCGAGGCGGTCGTACGCGAGGCGCTGTTCCTCGAGGGCGATGGAAGGATGAGGATCCGATGGATATCATACGGCAGAGTCGTGATGCTGGACGCGAGACACTTGTTAAGggcggcatcgcgcgcTTGAGTTTCGGCTCTGAGGGACCCGGTGATGACGATGACACACTGTGGGTATGGGACGACCCAGACCTGCTTCCTAATGGCGCTGTGATGGTCTCTGCGCGAAAATCCACTTTTGATAGTCGATGGCCATACACGGGTCGTCGAGGATGGCGTCCTACTAGCAACAAGGTTGCTGAAGCCGGATTTCATTTCACTCCTAcggaggaggaagacgacgcgTGTGCGTGTATATACTGTGGCGTCGAACTAAGTGGCTGGGAACGTACAGATGATCCGATTCATGAGCATCAAAGAAGACGTCCGAGCTGTCCATTTTTTCACTGCATTCTGGCTGATGCCCTCGCTCCCCCTACATCCCCCACTCCTGCAAGTACGTCGAAACACGAGAAGGAAGACGATGACACATCCGACTACGATATCCCACATCAGCGGAAAAAGCGCACTACATCACGAGGTGTCAGTGCGACGCATACAAAAGTGTCGCACGACGAGCATATACCAAGTGTCGAGCCAGAGCATGATACCAATGGGCTTGCCCCGTCCGCTTCTCGTCGATCAGGATCGGTCGACCATGCTAACGACGGAAGAAGTAAGACAGAGATGAACAAACTTGCGCAAGACATGCAGCATAAACGTCGGTCTGTGCCAGAATCAGAAGCTGAGACTGCGTCTGAGGCTGAACCACAGCCTCAGGCGGAGCCCGAGCCAGAAGGCGGACCTATGCCTGTATCGGCTGCGTTGCCCCAAGGCACCGCGTCTGTCGGACCAGAATCGGACGACGAAGCGACCGTGGAGCGCATGGTGACATCCTCTGCACCGAGTTCCATGGGCCTGTCACTTCCTCATATACGAGACTATTTACCGATTCCCTTCCCACATCGTCACAGCCAAGTTCCTATGCCACCACCCGTGACTGATCCCCGCCAAGTCACAGTAGTAGAGTGGATCCAGGAGCAACAACGCTACCTTCTGGATACCATGCGTGAGCGAACCGAACAACAGCTCACGGCCATGCGGCAACGAAATGCAGAGGTGCGGAAAACCTTGGAAAAAATGTTGCGTTCCTAA
- a CDS encoding mitochondrial inner membrane protein subunit 18 — MLLRTKTAALFVPRTSLVYRLPWVQARQNHSSTAVSATLGWLDPLARHMVSFPEYMGLLDVGLAYPYTYSVVALTMVMRSFVSIPLAIWQHRRNDRYAQVVLPEWRAWQKQIPANVIQQHQPADGEQVSMETKRLVSRKIQRRLSEKWNRLIALYHCSPARTMMTSLALHIPLFVLMMALLRQGAVLPGTPFAQELIPWWTPDQEFAAHSAATRQILLDKGLDPGLADRLTKLGGPTLADRDPTYIMPLICGSLNMVNVELTAWTRQQRRVRESAMGLSTENEADLAEEPPRARILSNVLRVGAILSIPIACQVPSVLLVCWGTSSLMTLAMNSYFARRSSKI; from the coding sequence ATGCTACTTCGAACTAAGACAGCAGCGCTTTTTGTTCCGCGTACTTCCCTTGTTTATCGGCTGCCTTGGGTACAGGCTAGGCAAAATCACTCTAGCACCGCCGTCTCTGCGACGCTCGGTTGGCTTGATCCACTGGCGAGGCACATGGTCTCGTTTCCAGAATACATGGGTCTATTGGATGTGGGATTAGCCTACCCATACACGTATTCTGTGGTGGCGCTGACGATGGTTATGAGATCATTCGTATCGATTCCCTTGGCCATCTGGCAGCACCGACGAAATGACCGGTATGCGCAGGTCGTATTGCCGGAATGGCGAGCATGGCAGAAGCAGATCCCAGCCAATGTAATTCAGCAGCATCAGCCGGCAGACGGTGAGCAAGTGAGTATGGAAACGAAGCGACTTGTTTCACGCAAGATCCAGCGCAGATTGTCAGAGAAGTGGAACCGTCTCATTGCTCTGTACCATTGCTCACCAGCCAGGACCATGATGACATCGCTCGCATTGCACATTCCCTTGTTTGTCCTCATGATGGCCCTGTTGCGCCAGGGTGCAGTGCTTCCAGGGACGCCCTTTGCCCAAGAACTCATTCCGTGGTGGACACCGGATCAGGAGTTTGCCGCTCACTCAGCAGCCACGCGCCAGATTCTGCTGGACAAGGGGCTGGATCCTGGTCTCGCGGACCGTCTTACCAAATTAGGTGGGCCTACGCTAGCTGATCGTGATCCTACGTATATCATGCCTCTTATATGTGGCTCGTTGAACATGGTCAATGTCGAGTTGACGGCTTGGACGCGGCAACAGCGCCGGGTGCGCGAATCTGCGATGGGTCTGTCGACAGAGAACGAGGCTGATTTGGCCGAAGAaccgcctcgagctcgtaTCCTCTCCAACGTCCTGCGCGTGGGTGCCATTTTGAGCATTCCTATCGCGTGCCAAGTCCCATCAGTGCTGCTGGTGTGTTGGGGCACTTCTTCGCTTATGACGCTGGCGATGAATTCGTACTTTGCACGTCGGAGTTCCAAAATATAA
- a CDS encoding PIN domain protein — translation MSTYADYFNEHYQGDVPSGPVRMIISRNEKSAGDMDSDSVEAESCTVEELMDQEVPQPAQQKPAESLPGSELRLDWIPSSSAVWVLDTNVLLHTLEHIQALCKAQLHELSHNLVSFPRIYLVVPFVVLEELDHLKLTNKQDNGTHIAASSRSASHWILSTVQSQKYMRTISQDALHPHRWVLHVQTMLSVPSRDLTNDLTIVALCAELLRSCQAQVMLISDDTNARTHAEIMNIASISLPRVLQNIRKAAGSSSLHNEVQQLFFLSLPENRHLLTQS, via the exons ATGAGCACATATGCCGACTACTTCAATGAGCACTACCAAGGCGATGTGCCTTCGGGGCCTGTGCGTATGATTATATCCAGGAATGAAAAATCAGCAGGTGATATGGATTCTGACAGTGTTGAAGCCGAATCTTGCACCGTCGAAGAGCTCATGGATCAAGAAGTGCCTCAACCTGCACAGCAAAAACCTGCTGAATCGTTGCCAGGATCTGAGTTACGCCTAGATTGGATTCCCTCAAGCAGTGCCGTATGGGTGCTCGACAC CAATGTACTGCTACACACACTAGAGCACATCCAAGCTTTGTGCAAGGCGCAACTACATGAGCTCTCGCACAATCTAGTTTCTTTTCCGCGCATATACCTGGTTGTACCCTTTGTGGTACTGGAAGAATTAGATCATCTGAAGCTGACAAACAAGCAAGACAACGGTACCCACATCGCAGCCTCTTCCCGTTCTGCAAGCCACTGGATCCTCTCGACTGTGCAGTCACAAAAGTATATGCGGACGATATCTCAAGATGCATTGCATCCTCACCGCTGGGTTCTACATGTTCAAACCATGTTATCCGTACCTTCGCGGGATCTG ACGAATGACCTAACTATAGTGGCCCTTTGCGCGGAACTACTCCGATCCTGCCAAGCTCAGGTCATGCTCATATCAGATGATACCAACGCAAGGACCCACGCTGAAATTATGAACATTGCATCCATATCGCTGCCTCGAGTTCTCCAGAATATACGCAAAGCCGCTGGATCATCATCTCTCCATAATGAAGTTCAGCAGCTTTTTTTCCTCTCTCTACCAGAAAATAGGCACTTGCTCACCCAGTCTTGA
- a CDS encoding succinate dehydrogenase (ubiquinone) iron-sulfur subunit: protein MVSLPNTLRVAVRANIPRTMGTAAFSTSASRAMASPAAEQPNMKKFKIYRWNPEQPTQKPRMQTYELDLNQTGPMVLDALLKIKNEQDSTLAFRRSCREGICGSCAMNIDGVNTLACLCRIDKNAPQSNIYPLPHTHVVKDLIPDLTQFYKQYRSIEPYLKPAGPPPGGREYLQSPEERRHLDGLYECILCACCATACPSYWWNGDAYLGPAVLMQAYRWMADSRDAHGAERREKLENTFSLYRCHTIFNCTRTCPKGLNPARAIAQIKKDMAIGAPEVTKRPLQTP, encoded by the exons ATGGTGTCGCTACCAAACACGCTACGCGTGGCCGTGCGTGCCAACATTCCCCGCACGATGGGTACTGCCGCCTTCTCTACGTCGGCTTCTCGCGCCATGGCATCGCCAGCAGCCGAGCAGCCGAACATGAAGAAGTTCAAGATTTACCGTTGG AACCCTGAGCAGCCGACGCAAAAGCCTAGGATGCAGACGTACGAGCTCGATTTGAACCAAACAGGTCCCATGGTGCTTGACGCGCTTCTTAAGATCAAGAACGAGCAGGACTCGACGTTGGCCTTCCGACGCTCCTGCCGTGAGGGCATCTGCGGAAGCTGTGCCATGAACATTGATGGTGTAAACACGCTTGCTTGCCTGTGCCGTATTGACAAGAATGCGCCGCAGAGCAACATTTACCCCCTGCCGCACACTCACGTCGTCAAGGACCTCATTCCGGACCTGACGCAGTTCTACAAGCAGTACCGCAGCATTGAGCCATACCTGAAGCCTGCTGGCCCGCCTCCGGGTGGCCGTGAATACCTCCAGAGCCCTGAGGAACGCCGACACCTGGACGGTCTCTACGAATGCATTCTGTGTGCCTGCTGTGCCACAGCCTGCCCTTCGTACTGGTGGAACGGCGATGCGTACCTTGGCCCTGCTGTCTTGATGCAGGCATACCGCTGGATGGCTGACTCGCgtgatgcgcatggcgccgagcgtcgcgagaaGCTCGAGAACACGTTCTCGCTGTACCGCTGCCACACCATTTTCAACTGCACACGGACATGCCCCAAGGGTCTGAACCCCGCTCGTGCCATTGCTCAGATCAAGAAGGATATGGCTATTGGCGCTCCTGAAGTGACCAAGCGCCCACTTCAGACACCGTAG
- a CDS encoding translation initiation factor 4E, translated as MSTSFPECADNMRKRDVKSHPPTLVDIASKFNMPVGDAPATREKVPESTHNLRRLELTGRLELAAANVDTTKQAKHTHSKLGSMPSLNDIRARLNQRGVDITPSAWSPTKQKSISSSQEKASSSTAQNIGLALTEAHKTDVAQDTAKTSTPDQALTNDANSQEHEHVDSSMQNATNPGPSSSSLAGRKAALEAKNGVKHPLQNEWTLYVDMQRAHGTFSGDQYEATLKRVGHFTSLESFFDTFATLRRPSRQEKNSNYHLFKNGVKPMWEDPVNAAGGRWIITLRDRGRTAGSRLIHEALLDRSWMWLVLALIGETLDDNDLVTGAVCSLRGKGDRIAIWTRRKEPIDELNAMGEKLLDVLNLQHEPSVQMEFSFNFGSKDKPHLYTKKSMAGLASTAPSA; from the coding sequence ATGTCGACATCTTTCCCAGAATGTGCTGATAACATGAGAAAAAGAGATGTCAAGTCCCATCCACCAACTCTGGTTGATATTGCTTCCAAATTCAATATGCCGGTTGGAGACGCACCCGCCACTCGAGAGAAAGTGCCTGAATCCACGCACAACCTCAGGCGCTTGGAATTGACAGGCAGACTTGAGCTTGCTGCTGCGAATGTAGACACAACAAAGCAAGCGAAACATACCCACTCCAAATTAGGTTCTATGCCCAGCCTGAACGACATTCGTGCACGGTTAAATCAGCGAGGTGTCGATATCACCCCGTCTGCTTGGAGCCCAACAAAGCAGAAGAGTATCAGCTCGTCTCAAGAGAAAGCTTCCTCTTCGACTGCCCAGAACATCGGGCTTGCGCTCACTGAAGCTCACAAAACGGATGTGGCTCAAGACACGGCCAAGACATCCACACCTGACCAAGCATTGACCAACGATGCGAATTCCCAGGAACACGAACATGTAGACTCTTCCATGCAAAATGCAACGAATCCTGGGCCCTCCTCTTCTAGCCTAGCTGGTCGCAAAGCTGCGCTAGAGGCCAAAAACGGTGTGAAGCATCCACTACAGAATGAATGGACGCTTTATGTTGATATGCAAAGAGCGCATGGGACTTTTAGTGGTGATCAGTATGAGGCAACGCTGAAGCGTGTTGGTCACTTCACATCACTTGAGTCCTTCTTTGACACGTTTGCTACGCTCCGTCGCCCTAGTCGACAAGAAAAGAATTCAAATTATCACTTGTTTAAGAATGGAGTGAAGCCGATGTGGGAAGATCCAGTAAATGCAGCTGGTGGCCGTTGGATTATCACACTGCGCGATCGTGGACGGACTGCGGGCAGTCGTCTTATCCACGAAGCATTGCTGGATCGCAGCTGGATGTGGCTTGTATTGGCATTGATTGGCGAAACGCTAGATGATAATGATCTTGTCACCGGTGCAGTGTGCTCGCTGCGAGGCAAGGGCGACAGGATTGCGATTTGGACACGCAGGAAGGAGCCCATCGACGAGCTTAATGCTATGGGTGAAAAGCTGCTGGACGTGCTAAACCTGCAGCATGAACCTAGCGTCCAAATGGAATTTAGCTTCAACTTTGGGTCGAAGGACAAGCCACATCTTTATACGAAAAAGAGCATGGCAGGTCTCGCGTCGACAGCACCGTCTGCATAA
- a CDS encoding ubiquitin-like protein 5, producing MRMIEVLANDRLGRKVRVKCSPEDTVGDLKKLIAAQTGTAPEKIVLKKAYSTFKDHITLADYEIHDGDSLELH from the exons ATGCGTATGATTGAAGTGCTGGCGAACGACCGCCTTGGTCGAAAAG TCCGTGTAAAATGCAGTCCAGAAGATACCGTGGGAGATCTGAAGAAGCTGATCGCGGCCCAaacaggcacagcgcccGAAAAA ATTGTATTAAAGAAAGCGTACTCAACGTTTAAGGACCACATCACTTTGGCTGACT ACGAAATTCACGACGGAGACTCACTCGAACTTCATTAA
- a CDS encoding histidinol-phosphatase (PHP family) — translation MHSHHSHSGEFCKHASSTLDEVISRAHELGFTHFHLSEHVPRMRDAHLYPEECEAGMTPASLTTQFLAYLSKARELQSKYATMPHGMTVLVGCETENIESPHSIDALTALLHGVAVQDTPVPPPFVGRGTVDYIVGSVHHVHGIPIDFDEPTFLKALQVHGTKDGYTSLLHAYLDAQYEMLERLRPEVIGHFDLYRLFDPSAPWYPECTTPHGREVLNKLKRNIHFASSYGALFETNSSAFRKGWKEETYPGRVILQLILRAHGRLALSDDSHGVHQVGLNYTRVRDYLLREGVNELWYLVPGGTLPCADKGGNLSEVHAASEEARQARELSDTPGRDAPTLFPRGTKALCLSDWHTHPFWDRLSSALPVPPP, via the coding sequence ATGCACTCGCATCACTCGCATTCGGGTGAGTTTTGCAAGCATGCTTCATCTACGCTCGATGAAGTGATCTCACGTGCCCATGAACTGGGCTTCACACATTTTCACCTGTCTGAacatgtgccgcgcatgcgcgatgCACATTTATACCCTGAAGAATGTGAAGCTGGCATGACACCAGCGTCTCTCACGACACAGTTCCTAGCTTACTTGAGCAAAGCGCGCGAGCTACAAAGCAAGTATGCTACCATGCCACATGGAATGACTGTACTTGTGGGATGTGAGACAGAGAATATTGAGTCACCGCACTCCATTGATGCGCTAACGGCGTTGTTGCATGGCGTCGCAGTTCAAGATACACCCGTGCCTCCGCCTTTTGTAGGTCGGGGGACGGTAGATTATATCGTGGGATCTGTGCACCATGTTCACGGTATTCCTATTGATTTTGATGAGCCAACATTCCTGAAGGCTTTACAAGTTCATGGTACGAAGGATGGGTACACATCCCTACTACATGCCTACCTTGACGCACAATACGAAATGCTCGAGAGACTCCGCCCTGAAGTTATTGGACATTTTGATTTGTATCGCTTATTCGATCCGTCTGCTCCATGGTATCCGGAGTGCACTACGCCACACGGCCGTGAGGTGCTCAACAAGCTCAAACGAAACATTCACTTCGCTTCGAGCTACGGCGCTTTGTTCGAAACTAACTCCTCAGCTTTTCGCAAAGGATGGAAAGAGGAAACATATCCAGGTCGCGTAATTTTGCAGCTGATTTTacgtgcgcatggccgctTGGCATTATCAGATGATTCGCATGGTGTGCACCAGGTGGGCCTAAATTATACCCGAGTACGAGATTATTTGCTGCGAGAGGGCGTGAATGAATTGTGGTACCTAGTTCCTGGTGGCACCTTGCCCTGTGCTGATAAAGGTGGTAACCTGTCGGAAGTGCATGCGGCGTCGGAAGAAGCTCGCCAAGCACGCGAGTTATCGGACACACCAGGTCGTGATGCGCCTACTTTATTTCCACGTGGTACGAAGGCATTGTGCCTTAGTGACTGGCATACACACCCATTCTGGGATAGATTGTCGTCCGCTCTCCCTGTGCCCCCACCGTAG
- a CDS encoding Spo7-like protein yields the protein MDTSNASGVRGTTTMDRCTPMPSTAAFRDLLIFEERLKQNAARLKNRKQKYQAFLAFLVTFILYMLYTVLRASSERNVLYYIRVGLLWIGCMMLFLFFASGYYADAIRTANEFVPQANRSLHTFNMHLHMPRSSWMGSWRMPWSSPSLNGGDASGETRACHGPFSDGRRPRSIFPHHGTPTTSPPPNERGELIFSSRVDHDFREGYERYRNAFERKRHEKIKAQQRHQPALWDSWPFFKK from the exons ATGGACACATCGAATGCATCCGGGGTGCGGGGTACCACGACTATGGATCGTTGCACGCCCATGCCTTCCACAGCTGCGTTTCGTGACCTGCTTATATTTGAAGAGCGGCTAAAGCAGAATGCAGCGCGCTTAAAGAACCGTAAGCAAAAGTATCAAG CTTTCCTCGCGTTCTTGGTCACGTTTATTTTGTATATGTTGTACACCGTATTACGTGCTTCATCCGAG CGCAACGTATTGTATTACATACGTGTAGGATTGCTATGGATTGGATGCATGATGCTCTTCCTCTTTTTCGCCAGTGGCTACTATGCTGATGCTATCCGCACCGCCAATGA ATTCGTACCTCAGGCCAATCGATCTCTACACACATTTAACATGCATTTACATATGCCGCGATCGTCGTGGATGGGTTCATGGCGAATGCCATGGTCCTCTCCGTCTTTGAacggcggcgacgcgtcaGGCGAGACccgtgcgtgccatgggCCTTTCTCAGATGGTCGTCGCCCGCGGTCCATATTCCCACACCATGGGACGCCTACAACCTCACCGCCCCCAAACGAGCGAGGCGAACTTATTTTTTCATCTCGTGTGGATCACGACTTCCGTGAGGGGTACGAACGCTATCGAAATGCATTTGAACGCAAACGACACGAGAAGATCAAAGCACAGCAGCGCCATCAGCCAGCGCTATGGGACTCATGGCCTTTCTTCAAGAAGTAA